One window of the Asticcacaulis sp. SL142 genome contains the following:
- the kdpB gene encoding potassium-transporting ATPase subunit KdpB: MTISSQPYKLDMMGAVLAAFKRLDPRYQIRNPVMFLVWVGSVVTTAILVVMFADPDTLISGGQPVWFVGLICFWLWFTVLFANFAEAIAEGRGKAQADSLKKARRDVSAKKLDKSKKQTVVAANTLRKGDLIIIEAGDVVPADGEVVEGIASVDESAITGESAPVIRESGGDRDAVTGGTRVLSDWIIVRVTADPGESFLDKMIGLVESAKRQKTPNEIALSILLAALTLVFLLACATLLPFSLFSVERAGSGTVISIVVLIALLVCLIPTTIGGLLSAIGISGMQRLIKANVIATSGRAVEAAGDINVLLLDKTGTITFGNRQAVEFIPASNVTARQLAEAAELSSLADETPEGRSVVTLARAQFDIVARAAADIKATFIPFSAEHRASGVIINERHIMKGAGDAIAKLVALKGGQVPSGVNAAVEDIARKGGTPLLVAEGPKVLGVIYLKDIVKPDIKVRLAELRKMGIKSVMITGDNPLTAAAIASEAGVDDFVAEATPETKLKYIRKMQEGGEMVAMVGDGTNDAPALAQSDVAVAMNSGTQAAKEAGNMVDLDSDPTKLIEIVEIGKQLLMTRGALTTFSISNDLAKYFAIIPAAFATTYPALGVLNVMGLSSPLSAILAAVIFNALIIVALIPLALKGVKYRAESASNMLTRHALIYGLGGIIAPFIGIKIIDLGLSAVGLV; encoded by the coding sequence ATGACAATATCATCTCAACCCTATAAACTCGATATGATGGGCGCCGTGCTGGCGGCCTTTAAGCGGCTCGATCCGCGCTATCAGATCCGCAATCCGGTCATGTTCCTGGTCTGGGTCGGGTCGGTCGTCACCACCGCGATCCTTGTGGTCATGTTTGCCGATCCGGACACGCTCATCAGCGGTGGCCAGCCAGTCTGGTTCGTCGGCCTGATCTGTTTCTGGCTATGGTTCACCGTGCTGTTTGCGAATTTTGCCGAAGCGATCGCCGAAGGGCGCGGCAAGGCGCAGGCCGACAGTCTCAAAAAAGCCCGTCGCGATGTCTCGGCCAAGAAGCTCGACAAATCCAAAAAGCAAACCGTCGTTGCCGCAAACACCCTTCGCAAAGGCGACCTGATCATCATCGAAGCGGGCGATGTCGTCCCCGCCGACGGCGAGGTGGTTGAGGGCATAGCCTCGGTCGATGAAAGCGCCATCACCGGCGAATCCGCCCCCGTCATCCGCGAATCCGGCGGCGACCGCGATGCCGTCACCGGCGGCACGCGGGTGCTCAGCGACTGGATCATCGTGCGCGTCACGGCTGATCCGGGCGAGAGCTTTCTGGATAAGATGATCGGCTTGGTCGAATCGGCCAAGCGCCAGAAAACGCCCAATGAGATCGCCCTGTCGATCCTACTGGCGGCCCTGACCCTGGTGTTCCTGCTGGCGTGTGCCACCCTGCTCCCGTTCTCGCTGTTCAGTGTCGAGCGGGCAGGTTCCGGCACGGTGATTTCGATTGTCGTCCTGATTGCGCTTCTGGTCTGCCTGATCCCTACCACTATCGGCGGGCTATTGTCGGCCATCGGTATTTCGGGCATGCAGCGCCTGATCAAGGCCAATGTTATCGCAACGTCCGGCCGCGCCGTCGAAGCCGCCGGCGACATCAACGTCCTGCTGCTTGATAAAACCGGCACTATCACCTTTGGCAACCGTCAGGCGGTTGAGTTCATCCCGGCCTCCAATGTCACCGCCCGCCAACTGGCCGAAGCGGCTGAGCTGTCCTCACTGGCCGATGAGACCCCTGAAGGCCGATCAGTGGTCACGCTTGCCCGTGCGCAGTTTGACATTGTCGCCCGTGCCGCTGCCGATATCAAAGCCACCTTCATTCCGTTTTCAGCGGAGCACCGCGCCTCGGGTGTCATCATCAATGAACGCCACATCATGAAGGGCGCCGGTGACGCCATTGCCAAACTGGTCGCCCTCAAAGGCGGACAGGTGCCGTCCGGCGTCAATGCGGCGGTCGAGGACATTGCCCGCAAGGGCGGCACCCCGCTGCTGGTCGCCGAAGGCCCCAAGGTTTTGGGCGTTATCTACCTCAAGGACATCGTTAAACCCGACATCAAGGTCCGGCTGGCGGAACTGCGTAAGATGGGCATCAAGTCGGTGATGATTACCGGCGATAATCCCTTGACCGCCGCCGCTATTGCCAGTGAGGCCGGGGTCGATGATTTCGTTGCCGAAGCCACACCGGAGACAAAACTGAAATATATCCGCAAGATGCAGGAAGGCGGGGAAATGGTGGCTATGGTCGGTGACGGCACCAATGACGCCCCGGCTTTGGCCCAATCAGACGTGGCCGTGGCCATGAACTCAGGCACCCAGGCCGCCAAGGAAGCCGGCAATATGGTTGATCTGGACAGCGATCCGACCAAGCTGATCGAGATTGTCGAGATCGGCAAACAGCTTTTGATGACACGCGGGGCCCTAACGACGTTCAGCATTTCCAATGACCTCGCCAAATATTTTGCCATTATTCCGGCGGCTTTTGCCACCACCTATCCGGCGCTTGGCGTGCTTAATGTTATGGGATTGTCGTCGCCGTTGAGCGCTATTCTTGCCGCCGTGATTTTCAACGCCCTGATCATCGTCGCTCTCATCCCGCTGGCGCTGAAAGGTGTCAAATACCGGGCTGAATCTGCCTCCAACATGCTGACACGCCACGCCCTGATTTACGGCTTGGGCGGGATCATCGCCCCGTTCATCGGCATCAAGATCATTGATCTCGGCCTGAGCGCCGTCGGCTTAGTGTAA